The sequence CCCGTTGGCTACTGACGGAGACGTATTCGCCGAGAGCCATCGAGATGGCGCCGCCGAGGAGGGCGGCCGTGCCGGCTGCGAGGATTGCAGGGGAGGCGGAGCTGGCGCCTGCCACTCCGACGACGATGGCGGCAACAGAGACGATGCCGTCGTTCGCACCGAGTACACCGGCGCGCAGCCAGTTCAGACGGCCGGCGAGGCTTCCGGCGTGCGGCTCGTCGGGCTGGTTCGCGAACGCCGAATCCGCGGTGGGGGAGGTCATGCGATCACCATAGGCACGATGGCCGTCGGGTTACCAGCGTGGAGAGCCTTGCCTTAGCCCCGAGAATCGCCCCACGGGGTGCGGTCAGCGCTTCGAAGCGCATGCTCCTAAGAAAGCTGGAAGAATGTGGCGGGATTCTTGAAGGGTAGGCCGAACCCCTACGCCTCAGGAGACGACATGACCACGCACCTGGCCCCACCGCGGAGGGCCACCTCGCAGGGGATCGACCGGCCGCGACTGGCCCGTGCGCGGCGGCGGCTGCGATGGGCAGACCTTCTGGTGATGGTCTGCTGGTCATCCGTGGCGGCGGCGGTGTCGCTTTACCTCGCCTCTGGTGGGCTGCTGCAGGTGGTGGATGTCGCCTCCGCGGTGACAGCGCTCGGCATCGTCGTAGGGCTGATCGGTACCAATCTCATCCTCGTGATGCTCGTTCTGGCCGCCCGTATCCCGCTCGTCGACCGCGCCGTCGGACAGGACGTCGCGATGGCCTTCCACCGGCGCCTCGGCAAACCGGCCCTCTACCTCCTTCTTGGCCACGGGGTGCTCCTGACGACCGGCTACGCCCTGCAGGACGGCTCGAACGTGATCTCCGAGACGGTCGGATTCTTCAGCGGCTCCGACTTCGTGCTGGCGTATGCCGGCCTCGGGTTGTTGGTCTTCGTGGTTCTGTCCTCGGTGGTCGCCGTTCGGCGGCGCTTCTCCTATGAGGCTTGGCACGTGATCCACCTGCTGAGCTACGCGGCGGTGCTGGTCGCGGTTCCGCACCAGCTCTCGGCCGGCGCGGTGCTTGCAGGCGGAACCTGGCAGCGGGTCTATTGGATCGGTCTGTATGTGCTGGCGTTCGGGTCTGTCGCGGCGTTCCGGTTCGCTGTTCCGTTGGTGCGAAGCGCTCGTCACGGGATCACCGTCGCCGGTGTCGAAGCTCTCGCGCCGGGTGTGGTGTCCATCCACCTCCGTGGACGCGATCTGGAACGGTTGCAGACCGAGGGTGGCCAGTATGCGATCTGGCGGTTCTGGTCGGCGAAGACGTGGTGGCATGCCCACCCGATCTCGTTCTCAGCGGTGCCTTCCGCGCATTCGGCCCGCATCACGGTGCGTGATCTCGGCAGGGGCAGCTCGGCGATCTCTCGGGTGCTTCCCGGTACCCGGGTGTCGATCGAAGGCCCCTACGGCATCTTCACCGATGCTGCGCGAATGACGAACCGCGTGGCTGTCGTCGCTGCGGGCATCGGTATCACCCCGGTGCGCTCGCTTCTCGAGGGGGCCCGCCTCTCATCCGGCGAGGCGACGGTGCTGCTACGGGCGACGGATGCGAGCCAGCAGTACCTCTGGGACGAGATCCAGAACCTGCCGGGCATGCAGGGCAACACGGTGTACAGCATGACGGGCCCCCGGCCGCCCGGAGTGGCGACCTGGCTCTCGGCCGAGGCGCTGAACCGCGGCGTCACCCTCACGTCGGCGTTTCCGCACCTGTCGGACTCCGACCTGTACGTCTGCGGGCCGGCATCCTGGACCGAACTGGTAGTGCGGGATGCCCGGGTCGCCGGGCTCGCCGAGACCCAGATCCACGTGGAGAGGTTCGACTGGTGAGGCGACGCGCGATCGTCTGGAGCGTGCTCTCCTCCGGTGTTGTCCTTGCTGCCGGCTGGCAGCTCGGTTATGAATCGGCCACCCCGACGAGCACCACGGCGACGGATGCCGCGGGCACATCTTCGACACCGGAGACTTCTGCCGGCTCCTCGACCGCCACGTCGACCACCGCCCCGTCGACCACCACCGCCCCGTCGACCACCACCGCCCCGGCGACCACTGCCCCGCTGGCATCCACCGCCCCGACCGGCGTCTCGGGTACCTTCACCGGATCGGGCGTCTCGACCCGGTACGGCAGCGTGCAGGTTCAGATCGTGGTCGCCGACGGATCCATCACCGACGTCGTCGCCCTGAAACTCACCGATGACGACAACCGTTCGGTCTCGATCAGCAA comes from Subtercola boreus and encodes:
- a CDS encoding VIT1/CCC1 transporter family protein, translating into MTSPTADSAFANQPDEPHAGSLAGRLNWLRAGVLGANDGIVSVAAIVVGVAGASSASPAILAAGTAALLGGAISMALGEYVSVSSQR
- a CDS encoding ferredoxin reductase family protein — its product is MTTHLAPPRRATSQGIDRPRLARARRRLRWADLLVMVCWSSVAAAVSLYLASGGLLQVVDVASAVTALGIVVGLIGTNLILVMLVLAARIPLVDRAVGQDVAMAFHRRLGKPALYLLLGHGVLLTTGYALQDGSNVISETVGFFSGSDFVLAYAGLGLLVFVVLSSVVAVRRRFSYEAWHVIHLLSYAAVLVAVPHQLSAGAVLAGGTWQRVYWIGLYVLAFGSVAAFRFAVPLVRSARHGITVAGVEALAPGVVSIHLRGRDLERLQTEGGQYAIWRFWSAKTWWHAHPISFSAVPSAHSARITVRDLGRGSSAISRVLPGTRVSIEGPYGIFTDAARMTNRVAVVAAGIGITPVRSLLEGARLSSGEATVLLRATDASQQYLWDEIQNLPGMQGNTVYSMTGPRPPGVATWLSAEALNRGVTLTSAFPHLSDSDLYVCGPASWTELVVRDARVAGLAETQIHVERFDW
- a CDS encoding FMN-binding protein — its product is MRRRAIVWSVLSSGVVLAAGWQLGYESATPTSTTATDAAGTSSTPETSAGSSTATSTTAPSTTTAPSTTTAPATTAPLASTAPTGVSGTFTGSGVSTRYGSVQVQIVVADGSITDVVALKLTDDDNRSVSISNRAAPVLRKEVLSAQSAKVQSVSGATYTSDGYLTSLQSALDQAGL